Within Romboutsia sp. CE17, the genomic segment ATTTCTATTTTTTCAATTGTTGCGTATTATGGAGATAAAAGATTTAAAAAAACAAATTCTAAAAAAATTAATACCACAGAAAATATAGCATAGTATTTACAGGGAAATAGCTTATTTAAAAATAATATAAAAGGTATGTGTCTAAATAAATTTAGATACATACCTTTTATTATTTGAAGGTCATATTATGCTTTTGTTATATTACTTTTTCAAATTTAGATTTTTTATCTAGATGGTCTAGGTATAGCTTAGTTTCAGCAACTACTACAGATGATAAAGCAAGTAATGCGATTAAGTTTGGTAATGCCATAAGACCGTTAACTATATCAGCAATTATCCAAACAACCTCCAATTTTAAGAATGCTCCAAGTAAAACCATCATAACAAATAAAGCTCTATATCCATTTATACATTTTACACCAAATAAAAATTCAAAACATCTTTCTCCATAATAGCTCCATCCAAGTATTGTAGTAAATGCAAATAAACTTAAACTAAGAGTTAAGAATAAAGGGCCTACTGTAGGTAAAATACTTCCAAAAGCAGCTTGAGTCATAACTGCACCATTTAAATTGCTTTGCCAAACGCCAGTTAATATAATTGATAAACCTGTAAGTGTGCATATTATTAAGCTATCTATAAAAGTACCAGTCATTGATATAAGTCCTTGCTCGGCTGGCCAATTAGTTTTAGCAGCAGCAGCAGCTATAGGAGCACTACCAAGTCCAGATTCATTTGAAAATACACCACGAGCAATACCATTTCTAATTGCCATAGATACTGTTGAACCTAAAAAACCACCAAATGCAGCTGTAGGAGTAAATGCACCTTTAACTATTAATGAAAGTGCTTCTGGTATTTCGCTAAATGAAGATACAAGAATAATAGCACATAAACCTATATAAACAACTGACATGAATGGGACTATTTTTGTAGCAACTTTAGATATACTTTGTAGGCCACCAAATACAATTAAACCAACTAATATAGCAAGTATTATACCTGTTATTTTGGGATTAATACCAAAACTACTATTAATTGCATCAGTAATGGCATTTACTTGAGTAAAAGTACCTATACCAAGTAAAGCAACTAATATACCGCTAAAAGAAAAGAATATAGCCAAAGGTTTATATTTTTCGCCCATACCATTAAGTATATAATGCATCGGTCCACCTGATATCTGACCATTTTCATCTTTAGTTCTATATTTTATAGCAAGAACACCTTCGGCATATTTTGTTGCCATACCGAAAAATGCTGCAATCCACATCCAAAATAATGCACCTGGACCACCAGCTTTTATGGCAGTAGCCACACCAACTATATTTCCAGTACCAACAGTAGCAGCAAGTGCAGTACATAAGGCACCAAAACTTGATATATCGCCACTACCATTATTTTCTGCACAGAAAATTAATTTAAGAGCCTTAGGTAATTTTGTAAGTTGTAAAAAACCTAATTTAAAAGTAAAGAATATTCCTGTACCTACTAAAAGTATAAGTAAAGGTGGACCCCATATAAATGAGTCAATATTGTTTAGTACATCAATTAAATTCATAAAAACACTCCTCCATAATTATTATTTATGCTTTACAAAATCAATGAAGTTTTAAATGAATTAATTGACAGGAATTTAATATAAAATATTAATGATTTTAATGCAATAAAAAAAGCTAAATCTATTTGACTTAGCTCTGGATATGCATATTAACTAAAATTTAGTAATTATAATAAAAAATTAAAAACTATAAACAATACCTAATAAAATTAAAAATTAGGTTAATAAATTTATAATAATATAATTTTAAATTATAATTTAAATAATAGTATAATCCCTGTCCTTTTGCCTGAGAGATTGAGCATAAGCCTTGCCCCTTCGGCGCCCATAACGGGTCTCTCCAGAGTTTCCTAAGCTTTACAGTCCTACCTTAAATTAAAGTACCTGAGAGTGTTACTCCTTCGGCGTATCTTAAATAGATAACTCTTCTATAAAGCTTCAACGGATATTGATTTGTTATAGCACTTATTTAATAGTTATCGTATACAAAATTTTAGAATATGTCAACCATAATTTGGAAAAAATAAGATAATGTTTAAAGCAAATAATTCACAAAAATAGCAAAAAAATAATCTATTAAAAGTAAGAGGCTAGAAAGTTATAAATATAATTTATTTTTTCTTGATAAGGTAGAATAGGTATAGTAACATATTTCATATGTAAAATATATAAGTTAAAAGTTAGGAGATTGTAAAATGGGCTTTCGTAGTAGATTAAAAGAGGCAAAAAGAATTGTCGTAAAGGTAGGTACATCTACTCTTACTTATGACAATGGAAACATCAATTTAAGAAGAATTGAAAAATTAACAAGGGTACTATCAGATATAGTAAACTCTGGAAAAGAAGTTACACTTGTAAGTTCTGGAGCTATTGGAGTGGGAGTAAGTAAATTAAATTTAAAAGAGAAGCCCAAAGATATAAGAGAAAAGCAAGCTTTGTCAGCTGTTGGACAATGTGAATTAATGCATATATATAGTAAATTCTTTGGAGAATATAGTCATACTGTAGGTCAAGTTTTACTTACTAGAGATGTAATAGAAGATGAGCGTATAAAAAATAATGTTTGTAACACATTTGAAATACTATTAGATAAAAAGATAATACCTATAGTTAATGAAAATGACACAATATCTATAGATGAAATAGAAAATATAGCTAATTTTGGAGATAATGATAATTTATCAGCCATAGTTTCACAATTAATAAATGCAGATTTATTAATAATTTTGTCTGATATAGATGGTTTTTATGATAGTGATCCAAGAAACAATAAAGATGCAAAGTTACTTAATGAAATAGAAATAATAACAGAAGAATTAGAAGCTTGTGCTGGTGGGGCTGGAAGTAATTTAGGTACTGGAGGAATGGCAACAAAATTAATCGCTGCTAAAAGAGCAATAGAACAAGGTATAGATATGGTTCTTGCAAATGGAAAAGATCCAGAAATTATACTAGATATACTAGATGGAAATGATATTGGAACTTTATTTGTAGGAAAAAGAAAATCTATATAACAAACTAAGAATATTAGACTTAAGATTTTTACTTTTATTATAGCTAAATTATTATTAGAATTAGTGATAAGAATATTTTATATAAGGGGGAAAATATATGAGTTATTTATTATCTATAGGTAAAAATGCAAAAGAAGCATCTTATGAACTGGGTATTTTATCGACAGAAGAAAAAGATAATGCATTATTTTTAATGGCAGAAGAACTTATTAATTATAAAAAAGAAATACTAGAAGCAAATAATATAGATTTAGAAAATGCAAAAGAAAAAGGTATATCAGATGCCTTATTAGATAGGCTATCGTTAAGCAATGATAGAATAGAAGACATGGCAAATGGTCTTAGGGATATTGCAAAGTTACAAGATCCAGTAGGCGAGGTTGTTTCTATGTGGCAAAGACCAAATGGTATACAAATAGGTCAAAAAAGAGTGCCTATAGGTGTTGTAGGAATAATATACGAGTCTAGACCTAATGTTACTTGTGATGCAGCAGGACTTTGTCTAAAAACAGGTAATGCATCTATATTAAGAGGAGGGAGCGATGCCATAAACTCTAATAAGGCTATAGTTAAAGCTTTAAAAAAAGGTATACAAAGAGCAGGGCTTCCTATTAACGCTGTTCAGCTAGTTGAAGACACTTCTAGAGAAGTAGCAACTGAAATGATGAGGTTAAATAAATTTATAGATGTATTAATTCCTAGAGGTGGTGCAGGACTTATACAATCTGTAGTTAAAAATTCTACAGTACCAGTTATAGAAACTGGAACAGGGAACTGTCATATATATATAGATGAGAATGCAGATTTTGAAATGGCAAGAAATATAGTTATAAATGCAAAAGCATCTAGACCTGGAGTATGTAATGCAGCAGAAAAACTAATAGTAAATGAAAAAATAGCTAAAGAATTTTTACCAATTATAGTTGAATCATTAAGAGAAAACAACATTTTAGTAAAAGGCGATGAAAAGGTAAAATCTATAATAAATGATATAGAAAAAGTTAATGATGAAGAATGGGGAGTAGAATACTTAGATTATATAATAGCTATTAAAATTGTATCTAATGTAGATGAGGCTATAAATCATATAAATAATTATGGAACTGGACACTCAGAATGTATAGTAACAGAAAGTTATAAAAACTCTCAAAAATTCTTACAAAGAGTAGACGCAGCAGCAGTGTATGTAAATGCATCGACTAGATTTACTGATGGTGGAGAATTTGGTTTTGGAGCTGAAATTGGTATAAGTACACAAAAACTTCATGCCAGAGGGCCTATGGGTCTAAAAGAGTTAACTACAATAAAGTATATAATATATGGTAATGGACAAATAAGATAATATAAAGGCATAATCAGAATAATAATATTTTGATTATGCCTTTACTTATACATAGTAAAATAAGTAGCTATTTTCTATAAGTGTGTATATTAGGTTGATTTTTTTATACTATTTATTAAAAGTATAATTTTATTTTATATGTAAAAAAATAATTAGCTGATTTTAAATATTATGATAATATTATAGATAGTATATAAGCGAAAACAAGAAAGGTATAGAAAGGAAAACTTATGAATAAAGTATTAGTTTTAGCAGAAAAACCTTCAGTAGGTAGAGATATTGCTAGAGTATTAGGATGTAATATTGATAGAAATGGATATCTAGAAGGTAATAAATATATAGTTACATGGGCTTTAGGTCATTTAGTAACACTAGCAGATCCAGAAAGTTACAATGAAAAATATAAAAGTTGGAATATAGAAGATTTGCCTATTTTACCTAAATATTTAAAAACTGTAGTAATAAAAAAGACAAGTAAACAGTTTAATATAGTAAAATCTCAAATAAATAGGAATGATGTGAGTGAAATAGTAATAGCTACTGATGCTGGTAGAGAAGGAGAGTTAGTTGCAAGGTGGATACTAGAAAAATCTAAGGCAAATAAGCCTTTAAAAAGGCTTTGGATTTCATCAAATACAGATAAGGCTATAAAAGAAGGTTTTAGAAAATTAAAAGATGGAAAGGAATATGATAATTTATATTATTCAGCTATAGCAAGATCAGAGGCTGATTGGGTAGTTGGTATAAATGCAACAAGAGCATTAACTACAAAGTACAATGCTCAACTTTCATGTGGTAGAGTTCAAACACCAACCTTAGGCATGATATTAAAAAGAGAAGATGAAATAAGAAATTTTAAAGCTAAAGATTATTATGGTATAGAAATTATATCATCAAAAGGTAATATAAATTTAAAGTTTAAATGGCAAGATTGTAAAAATAAGAGTGAATCAACATTTAATGAAGAAAAAATTAATTCAATAATAAAAAATATAAAAGATAAAAAATTAAAAGTAGTTAAAGTAAATGAAGTTTCTAAGAAAAAGTATTCTCCTCAACTGTATGACTTAACTGAGCTTCAAAGAGATGCTAATAAAATCTTTGGATATTCTGCTAAGGAAACTTTATCTATAATGCAAAAGTTATATGAACATCATAAGGTACTAACATATCCTAGAACGGATTCAAGATATTTGACTGAGGATATTGTTGATACATTAAAAGATAGAGTAAAAGCTGTTAATGTTAGTGATTATACAAGAGTTTGTACAAAGTTATTAAAAACAAATATAAAAGGAAATAAATCATTTGTAGATAACTCAAAAGTAAGTGATCATCATGCTATAATACCAACAGAAGAAAGAGTATTTTTAGGAGATCTGAGCGATAAGGAAAGAAAAATTTATGACTTAGTTGTAAAAAGATTTTTGAGTGTATTATGTAAACCATATGAATATATTCAAACTACAGTTATAGGTGAAGTAGAAAATAATGAATTCATATTAAAAGGAAATAAAGTAATATCTTTAGGATGGAAAGAAAATTACAGAGATTTAGAAGATGAAGATGAACATGATAGTATTCCAAACTTACATGAAAATGAAATATTAAGCATAGATAAAGTAAATAAAATAAATGGAAAAACTAATCCACCACCTTACTTGAGTGAAGGAACTCTTCTTAGTGCTATGGAAAAAAATAATTTGGGAACTGTTGCAACAAGGGCAGATATAATAGAAAAACTATTTAACTCTTTCTTAATCGAGAAAAAAGGAAAAGATATACATATAACATCTAAGGGAAGACAATTATTAGACTTAGCACCTAGAGATTTAAAAACACCAGAGCTAACAGCTAAGTGGGAAAATAAACTTTTAGATATATCTAAAGGAATATTAAATAAGGATATTTTTATAAAAGAAATAAAAGAATATTCTAAAAATGTAGTTAAAGAAATTAAAAATAGTGATAATAAATTTAAACATGATAATTTAACTAAAAATAGATGTCCAGAGTGTGGGAAATATATGCTTGAAGTGAATGGTAAAAAGGGTAAGATACTAGTTTGTGAGGATAGAGAATGTAATACTAGAAAAGTTATATCTCAAGTAACAAATTCAAGATGCCCAAATTGCCATAAAAAGTTAGAACTTAGAGGTGAAGGTGAAGGAAGAATTTTCGTATGCAAATGTGGACATAGAGAAAAGTTATCAGCATTTAATAATAGAAAAAAAGAAGAAAAAAATAAAGCTTCTAAAAAAGATATAAATAAATATTTAAAGAATCAAAATAAAAATCAAGATAATTTTAATAATCCATTTGCAGAAGCTCTTTTAAAACTAAAAAAATAATGTAAAAAAGATAGCTATAAATACGTATTAATTATATATTTATAGCTATCTTTTTTTATATATAAGCTATAACTAAATTTTAATAAATTATAACCAACTTAATAATAAATAGTTATTTGGGGAAAAATATACTATTAATAATTATAAGGAGAAAAAAACATGAAAGAATCATATTGGATTTTAAGTTCAGAGTCTAAGAAATATAAAATATTACATGAGAACATAGAAACTTCATATTTAGTAGTTGGAGGAGGTATAACAGGACTTACTACTGCATTTTTATTAGCAAAAGAAAACTTAAATGTGACCTTAGTTGATGCAGATAGAATTGGATATGGAGCAACAGGTAGAAGTACAGGAAAAATTACAACTCAGCATAACTCTTATGCAAAGATTGAAAGAAAATATGGTTTAAATAAAGCTAAGCAATATTATGAAGCTAACAATAAGGCTTTGAAGTTTATTGAAAGTATCATTGATGAATATAATATAGATTGTGACTTTGAAAAAGTACCTGCATTTACATATACATCAGATGAAAATTATATTGAAGAGTTAAGAGAAGAATATGAAGCTTGTATAAGAATAGGTATACCTTGTGATTATTATGACAATATAGAAGGATTACCTATTGAAGTAAAAGGGGCAATATCATTTCCAAATCAAGGACAATTCAATCCGAAGAAGTATATTAACGCTTTAGGTGAAATATGTAAGAAGTTGGGAGTAAATATATATGAAAAAACAGCAGTAACAGACTTAGAAGAAGATGACAAATATAAAGTTAAAACTGCTAGTGGAAATATAATAACTACAAAAAATCTAATTATAGCTTCTCATGTACCGTGGCATGATGGAGGATTAAAACTATATTTTGGAAGAGAAGAAGCAAATAAGTCATATTTAATAGCATCCGATTTAAATGTAAATTTACCAAAAGGTATGTTTTTAAGTATAGATAACACTTCAAGAACATTTAAAATTTATAATGATGGAGTAAAAAAAGTATTGATTATAGGTGGATATGATTTTAAAGTTGGAAAAGAAGATGTTAGTTATAGTATTTATGATGAAATAGAAGATTTTGCAAAGAATAACTTTAATTCATCAAAAACTTATACAAAATGGATGACTCAAGATTATATGAGCTTTGATGATATACCATATATAGGAAACATTAATTCTAAAGATAAAGGTATATATGTAGCTACAGGATTTTGTAAATGGGGAAATACAAATGGTACAATAGCAGGAATTATTATAAAAGATTTAATTATAAATAATAAATCTGAATTTAAAGAATTATTTAACCCGACTAGAAGTGGAAGTTATTTAAATTTAAAATTTATATCAAAAAATTTAGAGGTAGCATATGATTATATAAAAGGAAAACTAGATTTAGGTGATGATAATATTCCTATTGAAAAAGGAGAAGGTGGCATAGTTAATATAGATGGAAAAAAATATGGAGCGTTTAGAAATTATGATGGAAAACTTCATATTGTAGATATTACTTGCACTCATCTAGGATGTGAATTAAGGTTTAATAAAGAAGAGCATACTTGGGATTGTCCATGTCATGGGTCTAGATTTAATTATGATGGAAATATCTTAGTTGGTCCAGCACTTAAACCACTAAAAAAATACGGCCAAGGTGAGAATAAAATAGATCCTAAACTATTTTAAATATAAAAGTGATGACTAAGTATGTATAAATAATTGGAGGACAATATATGGAGAGCGGAAAAAGAGTAAACTTAATTACTATATTTATTTATATTGTGTATTTAGCTTCAGCAGTTTGGTTTATTAAAAACAAACAAATGTTTAAAATAGGGATAGTACTTTTTTGTGTAATATCAACTTTTACACTTAGTATATTAAATAAAAAAAATAATAAATTGGTGGATAATAGTATTTATATAAATATGATTATATTTATATTAGTATCCTCATTATTTGGTACTTGTTTTAATTTTTATAGTATAAATTATTATGATGATTTCTTGCATTTATATTCTGGAATTTTAGCTTGCAATGTAGCATATTTAATTATAAAGTATTTTAATAGTAAAGATAATATGAAAGACATGAATAAACTATTTGTAATAATATTTTTATTTATGTTTTCTATGGGAGTAGCAAGCCTTTGGGAAATAATGGAATTTTCTATAGATAATTTATTTGGAATGCATACTCAAATAGGTGGTTTAAATGATACAATGATAGACATGATAGATGAACTTGTTGGTACTATTATATCTATGCCATTCTTTTTAAAATCATTAAAAAAACTACGCTCATAAGTATTATGAGTGTAGTTTTTTATAGTATTAAGATGTAAACTCTATTTCTTCCATTAAAGAATTTTGAATATATTCATCTATTGATTTAGAAATTCTTTTAGCAGCTACAACTGCTTCAATTACTGTACTAGCACCGTGAGCAACGTCTCCACAAGCAAATACACCTTCTCTTGTTGTTTGACCAAACTCATTAGTATATAAAAGTCCTCCTCTTTTTACATCTAGACCTTTATTATTAATAACTATATTATTTTTAGGTTCTTGACTAACTGCTATTAATACAGAATCACATTCAAATAATTTTTCGCTATTTTCTATTGTAATAAGAGAAGTAGAGCCATCTTCATTTGTCACTTTTTTAGTGTCAGCAAGTATTATACCTTCATCCACAATCTCAACAGGAGATTTAAATGTATTAAATAATACACCTTCATTTTTAGTCTCATTAATTTCATGCTTTGTAGCTGTCATATCTTCAAAATCACGTCTATAAGTTATATAAACTTTTTTAGCACCATAGTATTTAGCACTTCTAGCTGCATCCATTGCAACATTTCCAGCACCTATAACTACAACCTTTTGGCCTAAATCATAAAGGTGAGGACTTTTAAGATAATTTATAGCATAATGGCAATGACCGAAAGTTTCACCTTTTATATTTAACTTTTTAGGATTCCATACACCTGTGCCTATAAATATAGCTTTATATCCATCTTCAAATAGCTTGTCTAAAGTAACTACAGGACCAACTAAAGAATTTATTTTTATTTTTACACCATATTCTTTTAATCTTTGTCCAATTAAATTTATTATACTTTCTGGTAATCTAAAGCTTGGTATACCATAAGTTAATACTCCACCTATTTTTTCGTTTTTTTCAAATATAGTAACATCGTAACCTTTTTTAGCTAAATCTAAAGCAACTGTTATACCAGCAGGACCAGAACCTACTACAGCAACCTTTAAATTATTTGACTTAGGTTTTGTTACTTTCATATTTTTTAAATAATTTTTAGAAATCTCCTCTTCTATTTCATAGAAATGAACAGGTTCTCCTTTTATACCTTTTATACAATTACCGCTACATTGATTCTCATGAGGGCATACAATTGCACATATAGCAGATAGCGGATTATTCTCAAATAAAATTTTTCCAGCTTCTTCGATTTTATTTTCTTTAAAAAGTTTTATTATATCAGGTATAGGAGTATTTATTGGACAATTTTTTTGACATCTAGCATTTTTACATAGAAGACAATTATTAGCTTCATTTAAAAGATTTTTCATAATATCCCCCTTTTATACAGTAATATATAATTAACTATTTATATTATACCAAAAAAATAAAAAATAATTTAATTTAAATTTTAACAAAGAAAGAATATAAGTATACCATTATTTTTTACACCTTAGTTTACTAATAATACATAATTTAGTAATATTATATATGTCATCATAGTAAAAGATAGTAGAACTTAGGAGGAATTGTAATTGTTTAAGAAACTTTTTAACTTAATTAACAAAAAGAAAGATATAGAATTTGAAAAAAATAAAAATTATTACTTACAAAGTAGTAAAGATATAGAAGAAGTTTCATTTGATGAAATCAGTTTAGAGAAGGATATTGACAAATGTAATTTACTAGAAGATTCTATTATAGAACATAATCAAATAAAAGTTGAAAAAGTAGATATCCTAGAAGATACAGAACAAAAATTAAATGAATTCTTAAGAGAAAACAAAGAGTATATAAATAATATAAAGATAAAAAGAGAAAAAGGAATAAGATCCATAGACTTATATAATGAAGAAGTTTTAGAATTTAAAACGTATAAGGAATGTAGTAAAAAGCTTAAGATACCAGTAGCATATATAAAAGAAAACTTAAAGTACGGTCATACAGACTACTTAGGTGGTGCAATTAATTACTTAAGAAGAGAGCTTGGAGAAGTAGTTAAAGATGAGTGTGAATATCTAGATAGTAGCAAAACACCAATTGAACTGTTTAATGAATTAAATAATAAAATATTTAGTAGCAGGGTATCAGAAAATAGAAGAAATGATATTTTATCAAGTGATAAAATAGAACCTATAAAAATGCACTATAAGTTTGAGTTTATGGATTATGAATATGATGATTATTTTAAAAAGTACGGGG encodes:
- a CDS encoding alanine/glycine:cation symporter family protein, encoding MNLIDVLNNIDSFIWGPPLLILLVGTGIFFTFKLGFLQLTKLPKALKLIFCAENNGSGDISSFGALCTALAATVGTGNIVGVATAIKAGGPGALFWMWIAAFFGMATKYAEGVLAIKYRTKDENGQISGGPMHYILNGMGEKYKPLAIFFSFSGILVALLGIGTFTQVNAITDAINSSFGINPKITGIILAILVGLIVFGGLQSISKVATKIVPFMSVVYIGLCAIILVSSFSEIPEALSLIVKGAFTPTAAFGGFLGSTVSMAIRNGIARGVFSNESGLGSAPIAAAAAKTNWPAEQGLISMTGTFIDSLIICTLTGLSIILTGVWQSNLNGAVMTQAAFGSILPTVGPLFLTLSLSLFAFTTILGWSYYGERCFEFLFGVKCINGYRALFVMMVLLGAFLKLEVVWIIADIVNGLMALPNLIALLALSSVVVAETKLYLDHLDKKSKFEKVI
- the proB gene encoding glutamate 5-kinase, translating into MGFRSRLKEAKRIVVKVGTSTLTYDNGNINLRRIEKLTRVLSDIVNSGKEVTLVSSGAIGVGVSKLNLKEKPKDIREKQALSAVGQCELMHIYSKFFGEYSHTVGQVLLTRDVIEDERIKNNVCNTFEILLDKKIIPIVNENDTISIDEIENIANFGDNDNLSAIVSQLINADLLIILSDIDGFYDSDPRNNKDAKLLNEIEIITEELEACAGGAGSNLGTGGMATKLIAAKRAIEQGIDMVLANGKDPEIILDILDGNDIGTLFVGKRKSI
- a CDS encoding glutamate-5-semialdehyde dehydrogenase — translated: MSYLLSIGKNAKEASYELGILSTEEKDNALFLMAEELINYKKEILEANNIDLENAKEKGISDALLDRLSLSNDRIEDMANGLRDIAKLQDPVGEVVSMWQRPNGIQIGQKRVPIGVVGIIYESRPNVTCDAAGLCLKTGNASILRGGSDAINSNKAIVKALKKGIQRAGLPINAVQLVEDTSREVATEMMRLNKFIDVLIPRGGAGLIQSVVKNSTVPVIETGTGNCHIYIDENADFEMARNIVINAKASRPGVCNAAEKLIVNEKIAKEFLPIIVESLRENNILVKGDEKVKSIINDIEKVNDEEWGVEYLDYIIAIKIVSNVDEAINHINNYGTGHSECIVTESYKNSQKFLQRVDAAAVYVNASTRFTDGGEFGFGAEIGISTQKLHARGPMGLKELTTIKYIIYGNGQIR
- a CDS encoding DNA topoisomerase III, translating into MNKVLVLAEKPSVGRDIARVLGCNIDRNGYLEGNKYIVTWALGHLVTLADPESYNEKYKSWNIEDLPILPKYLKTVVIKKTSKQFNIVKSQINRNDVSEIVIATDAGREGELVARWILEKSKANKPLKRLWISSNTDKAIKEGFRKLKDGKEYDNLYYSAIARSEADWVVGINATRALTTKYNAQLSCGRVQTPTLGMILKREDEIRNFKAKDYYGIEIISSKGNINLKFKWQDCKNKSESTFNEEKINSIIKNIKDKKLKVVKVNEVSKKKYSPQLYDLTELQRDANKIFGYSAKETLSIMQKLYEHHKVLTYPRTDSRYLTEDIVDTLKDRVKAVNVSDYTRVCTKLLKTNIKGNKSFVDNSKVSDHHAIIPTEERVFLGDLSDKERKIYDLVVKRFLSVLCKPYEYIQTTVIGEVENNEFILKGNKVISLGWKENYRDLEDEDEHDSIPNLHENEILSIDKVNKINGKTNPPPYLSEGTLLSAMEKNNLGTVATRADIIEKLFNSFLIEKKGKDIHITSKGRQLLDLAPRDLKTPELTAKWENKLLDISKGILNKDIFIKEIKEYSKNVVKEIKNSDNKFKHDNLTKNRCPECGKYMLEVNGKKGKILVCEDRECNTRKVISQVTNSRCPNCHKKLELRGEGEGRIFVCKCGHREKLSAFNNRKKEEKNKASKKDINKYLKNQNKNQDNFNNPFAEALLKLKK
- a CDS encoding FAD-dependent oxidoreductase, producing MKESYWILSSESKKYKILHENIETSYLVVGGGITGLTTAFLLAKENLNVTLVDADRIGYGATGRSTGKITTQHNSYAKIERKYGLNKAKQYYEANNKALKFIESIIDEYNIDCDFEKVPAFTYTSDENYIEELREEYEACIRIGIPCDYYDNIEGLPIEVKGAISFPNQGQFNPKKYINALGEICKKLGVNIYEKTAVTDLEEDDKYKVKTASGNIITTKNLIIASHVPWHDGGLKLYFGREEANKSYLIASDLNVNLPKGMFLSIDNTSRTFKIYNDGVKKVLIIGGYDFKVGKEDVSYSIYDEIEDFAKNNFNSSKTYTKWMTQDYMSFDDIPYIGNINSKDKGIYVATGFCKWGNTNGTIAGIIIKDLIINNKSEFKELFNPTRSGSYLNLKFISKNLEVAYDYIKGKLDLGDDNIPIEKGEGGIVNIDGKKYGAFRNYDGKLHIVDITCTHLGCELRFNKEEHTWDCPCHGSRFNYDGNILVGPALKPLKKYGQGENKIDPKLF
- a CDS encoding TssN family type VI secretion system protein, whose product is MESGKRVNLITIFIYIVYLASAVWFIKNKQMFKIGIVLFCVISTFTLSILNKKNNKLVDNSIYINMIIFILVSSLFGTCFNFYSINYYDDFLHLYSGILACNVAYLIIKYFNSKDNMKDMNKLFVIIFLFMFSMGVASLWEIMEFSIDNLFGMHTQIGGLNDTMIDMIDELVGTIISMPFFLKSLKKLRS
- a CDS encoding NAD(P)-dependent oxidoreductase, which translates into the protein MKNLLNEANNCLLCKNARCQKNCPINTPIPDIIKLFKENKIEEAGKILFENNPLSAICAIVCPHENQCSGNCIKGIKGEPVHFYEIEEEISKNYLKNMKVTKPKSNNLKVAVVGSGPAGITVALDLAKKGYDVTIFEKNEKIGGVLTYGIPSFRLPESIINLIGQRLKEYGVKIKINSLVGPVVTLDKLFEDGYKAIFIGTGVWNPKKLNIKGETFGHCHYAINYLKSPHLYDLGQKVVVIGAGNVAMDAARSAKYYGAKKVYITYRRDFEDMTATKHEINETKNEGVLFNTFKSPVEIVDEGIILADTKKVTNEDGSTSLITIENSEKLFECDSVLIAVSQEPKNNIVINNKGLDVKRGGLLYTNEFGQTTREGVFACGDVAHGASTVIEAVVAAKRISKSIDEYIQNSLMEEIEFTS
- a CDS encoding NUMOD1 domain-containing DNA-binding protein, producing the protein MFKKLFNLINKKKDIEFEKNKNYYLQSSKDIEEVSFDEISLEKDIDKCNLLEDSIIEHNQIKVEKVDILEDTEQKLNEFLRENKEYINNIKIKREKGIRSIDLYNEEVLEFKTYKECSKKLKIPVAYIKENLKYGHTDYLGGAINYLRRELGEVVKDECEYLDSSKTPIELFNELNNKIFSSRVSENRRNDILSSDKIEPIKMHYKFEFMDYEYDDYFKKYGAIIKRGGNKKIELLNQKGEVIEVFKSISSCSEYLNKDKNEITEILKYGYSKVGRCEIRYSLRNI